The Tenrec ecaudatus isolate mTenEca1 chromosome 11, mTenEca1.hap1, whole genome shotgun sequence region AATTGTACTTGTGAGATCTGTGACTGGGAAACACTCTGTGGCATAGTAGCTACTGAAATACTCTGTGGACCACAGCTACTAAAATCCATCTGTGGAGGGGCCATACCTTGAAGAGATGGCGgtgcttgctgctgctgctgtaccACCACCACCGTGGGGGCCCCCATCTCTCCACTTCCCACACTCTCTGCGTAGTGACTCAGTGTGCTGACACTACTGCTCACTGAACTCCCACTGGCGCTCTCCCTCTCAGAAGTCACTTCCACGGGGTTTTGTTTCACAGTCTCCACCACTTTATTTACCACCACGCCTTCTGAGGCAGGCACGACGTTTTCTTTTTCATAGAACTCAGTGCAAGTCCATCTGCCTTTCTTAAAGGGTTCAGAGCTGGTATCTAACTTCACCACTCTGAACCGAGACGTGTTCACTGTTGGCTGTTGCGGAGCGGAAACAGATCCCACAGTCACCCCCGCAGCCGCGGTGGGGACGCTGTTAACAGCCGGGGAAGCAATAGTGCCATTGCCCATGCCACTCAAGACATTCACATTCACGCCGCTGCTCACTGCAGGCCCCACACTCCCACTAGCAGCACTAGGAATACTGCTTGTACTCACGTTAACATTACCGAGCATGCTGTTTGTCACATTCGGATTAATGCTACCCACCGCGGTGGCCACGTGAACGTTATTCGTTGTGTTAGAGCCAGTAGCTGAACTTATACCTAGACCGCCGGCAGTACTCGGAGTGCGGATATTAGTCATTCCAGATGCAGGTGAGCTGCTGGATGATGCAGCAGAAGTGGGTGCGGCTGGAATTACATTGTCGGAGCTTCCAGTCGTCGAGAGTTTTCTGGATATTGGGCTTGAGGGTGGTCCTCCGGGAATGGAGGAACTGGCCAGACCAGCATGGGATGGATGGTGATGCCCATGGTGAAGGTGGTGTCCATGATGaacgtggtggtggtgatggaggtggtgtggATGGGCATTCCCATTGATCACAACATTCTGTTGTGGCAGGTGAGGCAGGTGAGGCTGCGGAAGGTGAGGCTGATTGGGAGAGACCGCCCCAGGTGTCTCGGCTTCCTGGAAGttatttagagtctcttctgaggaGCTGCGCTCCGGTTCCCCCAAGTCAGTGGCCCTAGAAAGGGACACGTCCAGGATCTCGGAAGAAGACAGGTCTTCCGTGTGCGACTCGTCCAGATCATCATAGCTCTCGGTGTCCTCGGCTATGCTGTTGTTGGAGCTGATGCTGGCGGAGATCTGGGCCGGAGTAACGCTGGTTATCTGGAAGCCACTTTTCTTCTTCATTTGCGTCCCGCCTGGCCCAAGAGGCTGTGCCTGCAGCTGAGCCTGCGAAAGGAGGTTCAGGCTTTGTGGAGGCGGAGGCTGTGGTCCCGACGACGTCGTAGACGATGCTGCTGCAGGAGGCGGCGGCTGGAGCGGCGAGGGCGGCGGAAAATCCTCGGAAGATGTGGCATGACTCCCCACGCCGGTACCTGCTGCATTGAGAGCAGCGGcgccgccgctgccgctgccCCTTCGAGGGAACATTGCCGGGTGCGCCATCTTCCTCGCACTGATGTCTGCAGcggcggcggccgcggcggcCGACTCGGGCGGCTGGTGCATTGTGTTGGCTACCGGGGGCGGAGGAGCCGGGTGTAATTTCCTTCTGCACCGTAATCTTTGTATTCAAGGGCCGGCGAGGAAAACGGGACTGCCGCTCTGCCGGGCGcgattcctcctcctcctcctcctcctccgcagGCACCGGCGCCGGTCGTTCCTGCCTTCGAGGGCGAGCTTCGGGAAGGGAGGATGAACGAGGGTGAACAGGGCGGCCGGGGTCCCGAAGGGGGTGGCCCCTTCAGTCCTCCGCCTTTCACTTTCCCCTCTAGTCTCACACCCCCCTTTATATTCCGCTTCACGTGGGGtgcggggcagggggaggagggagaggcggggaggggggagtcgGGAACCGAGAAATGCCCACCTTCTCCGGCCAACTCAGGGCCACCAGAAGCCCCCTCCTgcgggcgcggcggcggcggcggctgcaccCCCCTCCCGGCCGCCCTGCACGAAGGCAGCGCCGAGCGAGTCTCGCCGGCCCCTGGCCACCcccggcgccgccgccgccggcgagCCCCGAGCTCAGTGTCGCTCAaacctcccctcccggccccgcggcGCCCTCCCCCCACGCCCCGCGGACCCTTTCAAACCCCCTGGGCTCGCGGCGGCTGCTCCGAGAAGAAACGCTGGCCGGGAACCGGGCGGTGAGGCGCGGAGCGGGGCGGCGGCGGGACGCCCGGTACGGAGAGCCCAGCAACGAGGCGCGGGCGGGCGCGCAGCGACGCCGGGTCCTCGCGGAGCACGGCCGGGGCGCGGCGGTGGGAGCGGGAGCCCAGGGATCGCTCCATCACTGGCAGCCATGGAGCCGGGGCATCTTCCTCCCTCGGGGCAGGCGCCGGGCTCGGCACTCGTCCTCGGGGAGCCCGGGGAGCCCGGGGCCGGCGCCCGCGCCTCCCCGGAGGGCGGCTGGACGGCGGCGGCGAGGGGAGGGCGGCGAGCCTCCGGTCCGCTCTCTGCAGGCGGCCGCTCTGCACTCGGCGGCTCCCGCGGCCCAGGCGGGCGGGGGCCGCAGGCGGCGGCTCCTAGCTCGGCGGCGTTGGTGGCCAGACGGGCTGGTGCAGCGACTGCAGCCGACGCCGTTCAAAGGAACGGGAGGTGGGGTTGGTCGGTGTCGGCGACGGggcgggtgagtgggtgggtgttgAGGGGCGGGTGTCGGGCGGGGAGGGGGCTGTGGTGGTTGTTACTAGTGCTCTTCTCCGGCTCCCCCGGCTCCGCCGTAGCCCCCGGTCTCTCGCGGCATTGGGAGAGGAGGGACCAGCGCCCGAGCGCAGGAGGAGGGGCGACGGCCGGCGAGGGGAGGGAGGcggtggcggggggaggggcaCGGAAGGGAGACGGAGGGAAGATGGCGTCTGCGCATGCGCCCCGGCGCCGCAGACATAAAGCCCCGTCTGGCCGGGAGGGAGGCGGCGGCCCTTCGGACCTTGTCGAGCGCCTGGTCCTTGGACGGAAATTGCCGAAGGCTGGCGGAGGCGCCGGCGCCGCGGGTGGTGGGTGTGGGGCCTCGTCCGAGGGAGCGGATCCGGGTCGGACTGTGGGATtctgaggtggggggtggggcagcctgACCGATCGCggccgcgcgcgcgcgcgcacgcacacatgcacgcgcGCCAGGTTAGGCGTGTCCGCTCTTTTCTCCCACGCGGCCGGCGCGCGAGCTCGCGGCAGAGGGGGCGCACCGAAGAGTGGCGGGCCCCGCGGAGGGTGCTGGAGCCCAGGTCGCGGGGGTGCGCGCTCTGGGTGGTGTCCCCGCCTGCGGAATGGATAAGGAGGCGTTTctccgcagcagcagcagcagcagcatcacgaGTTTGAGTTCCCAGGAGTGCGCCGCCACCGTCACGACATGAGTCAGGCTTTCTTGGTGGCTTTCCGCgcagtcctcctcctcctcctcctgccgcACCTGGGCTCGCCCCCGGCGCGCTCCGGAGGGATGCTCCAGCGCCGGGAACCGCCGGGGGCTGCGCCAGGCGGGGGTGCCTCGAGATAGGCGTTGTCTTTTGTGCAGTGCCGCTGTGGCCGCCATGCGGTCCCCTCACCCCTTGGAGGACCAGCGGCCAGCTACTCGGGCAGACGTTGCGGATATTTGCCGTGAACCAAGGACTTGGGGGAGGACTTCTCTAGAGAGGGAGTGGTTGCGGGCTTCCTGACCTGGAGGGGAAGACGCAGCCCAGTGAACCCACTGACCTCAACAGGTGGAGCTTATTGGCAAAGGCGCAGCCTTAACATGTAACTGTCCaggctctgccccccccccccccccgtagctTTGACTTACAGGACTTGGGGGGAGCACAGGTGTAGAAACAAATGGAGACTGCCTTGCAGGGTTtgaaaagaaaaagccattggAGGTTCCAGTTTTTGTTGCTTAACCTTTCCATGGGCTCCCCTGCCATCAGAAAATGGTGTTCCTTTGAAGCCTTTCATAAGATGAAAATGTCAGAAAGCGACGAAGCAGGTGCCTTCGATTTACATAGGAAAACAATTTTAGTGTACCCAAATCCCCAAAAAATAACCTGCCAAAGTCTACCAACACCCAAATCCTAAACATAATGTTCACAGTAGCCTTGGTCACTGAGGAAGGAGCGTGGTGAAGCTCTGcttgggaggtgggaggagggttGGGGGCTACCCCTTTAAAGACTCCCAACAAAACAGTCACATCCACACTATCAGAAGAAAACGTCCTTTGTAGTCTCCTGCAGATTTTTGATCGAACACTAAGTATTCAACTTGTtacctgtttttcttttctttcattccatCTATCAAAAAGAATGCCAGGATTCACTTCAATCGTTGACTAGAAAGGTCCCCTCACCACCTATGGCTTTATTTTTGGTTGTCCCACTAAACTGAAAAGACAGGactgtttgggttgttttttggggttgttttttttttacatttgaaaGGGGAGCTCTGTGCTAGGCACAAAAATGATACAAATATTGAAAGGGATGGGACAAAAGTAGAATACAATTGAAAAAACCTTGTTTTCTCTTTGTATGATATCAATTCATGAGTACTTGTATTTTTAGGTAACTATGGTGCTTtggaaggaagccctggtggcatagtggttacaaattgggcttcatcctgaaaggtcagcagttcaaaaccagcccgttagggagaaagaggggagaggggcACTGTAAGAATTAGCCTTTGAGactcacagggcaggtctaccctgtcctacagggtcagtttGAGTAGCCATTGGCTCAATGACAATTTgttgtttattatgatgttaataTTTTACAAAGTtgtttttcttgtgttttttttttatcactcAACAGCTACTGTAGCAAGTGATAACGCCCGGCTAATGACTGTCGTCTATTGTTAAAAGCAAGTCTGATGTGCTTTTCCAACAATTTTTGAATGGAAAATGTACTGTAAACTGTCATTGGATTGAACCAGTGATGTAATATGGATAGGCAAACGCAGTTTGTTCAGACTACAATGTGAAAGAAAGGAAATACTCTTGATCTCGCAAAATGTTTTTTTAGGTCAAAGTTTTAAATTACTTCAATACCTCTGGGCCACCAAAATAACCTCTAGGATTGCGGTAATAAGGATTGAAGCAGAAGAAACGTGAAAGATAACCAAAGTCTCACCCAAAGATGAATAGGTTAAGACATTCCTATAGAACCTTACAAagcaaaaatccaaactcattgccaccatcaattctgactcatagcagccctgttggACAGGGTGAAATTGGACCTGTGGGATTCTAAGcatagagcctcatctttcttgtggagcaactagtggtttggaattgctgaccctgcagttcacTGTCTGATGAGGAAACACTACCAGGGCTATGTGAAAGCTGACACTTATTCTAAATAACCATTAGCAAATGTTGAATTATTTTTTgataagaaaggaaaataattttaacttGTTCCAGACATTAGAAACTTTTCCAGAAGATgacattgaaaaaaaatttttttaatgctcccatcaagttgattctgactcagccaccctATAAGACAAGAAAAAGATTCCTTTCAAATATGCTTCATTTTTGTCTGCTATATcattttcaaggagccctggtctatggtggctacatgttgggctgctaactgcaaggtcaggaggtcGAAACCACCCCctactccttgggaggaagatgaggctttctattccagttacTGTTAAAGTCAACCCGGAGGACAATTGTACCATGACTTACCTATAGAGTCAcgatcagttggaattgactccatagcagtgtgtttggtttttggttttacaTCACTTTGGGCTGTATCAGGCAGGGCTCACTAAGATAAAAAGAGTCGACTGTACAATTCAGGAAGTCTAATTTTGAAAAGTATGCATGCCCTCTATCAACATTTCTGTGACTGATCTGAGGGGTTTTCacaaagttcatagaaaatattCCACTGttttttaactccatttttctATTTCCCTGCAGTACCTAGACAGCTGGATATTACCATTTAATAAAACAATTCTAGATAGTATTACTTGAATATTAAATACCTGCTGCTAGGTATAAtaaaaggagccctcgtggcactaTTGGGtataccttgaactactaaccttaaggtcagaggttcaaactcaccagctgctccatgaaagaaagatgcgggcctctgctcctgtaatgatCTTCAACCTCAGAAATT contains the following coding sequences:
- the TSC22D1 gene encoding TSC22 domain family protein 1 isoform X1 — protein: MHQPPESAAAAAAAADISARKMAHPAMFPRRGSGSGGAAALNAAGTGVGSHATSSEDFPPPSPLQPPPPAAASSTTSSGPQPPPPQSLNLLSQAQLQAQPLGPGGTQMKKKSGFQITSVTPAQISASISSNNSIAEDTESYDDLDESHTEDLSSSEILDVSLSRATDLGEPERSSSEETLNNFQEAETPGAVSPNQPHLPQPHLPHLPQQNVVINGNAHPHHLHHHHHVHHGHHLHHGHHHPSHAGLASSSIPGGPPSSPISRKLSTTGSSDNVIPAAPTSAASSSSSPASGMTNIRTPSTAGGLGISSATGSNTTNNVHVATAVGSINPNVTNSMLGNVNVSTSSIPSAASGSVGPAVSSGVNVNVLSGMGNGTIASPAVNSVPTAAAGVTVGSVSAPQQPTVNTSRFRVVKLDTSSEPFKKGRWTCTEFYEKENVVPASEGVVVNKVVETVKQNPVEVTSERESASGSSVSSSVSTLSHYAESVGSGEMGAPTVVVVQQQQQAPPSLQGMAPPQMDFSSCGPQSISVATMPQSVSQSQISQVQLQPQELSYQQKQGLQPVPLQATISAATGIQPAPVNVVGVTSALGQQPSIPSLAQTQLPYSQPAPLVQTALPGAPPQQLQYGQQPPTVSSQMAPGHGKSVTQNPPEYVQQPLPILQTAVPSGQPASVGVGAGATVIPVAQPQGIPLPVQSTGVQAQPAGLSGQPVGQAPAAVSAVPMSGQIVNIGQQANIPTAVQQPSPQVTPSVIPQGAPPSSQVVPPAQTGILHQGVQTSASSLPQQLVIAPQSTLLTVPPQPQGVDPVAQGVVSQQLPAVSPVPSASSVSVTNQVSATVPPAMPSAPTNLVPLQNTAQPPATQNGNLVPSVSQPPLIANLPLAQQIPLSSAQFSAQSLAQAIGSQIEDARRPVEPSLVGLPQTISGDSGGMSAVSDGSSSSLAASASLFPLKVLPLTTPLVDGEDESSSGASVVAIDNKIEQAMDLVKSHLMYAVREEVEVLKEQIKELIEKNSQLEQENNLLKTLASPEQLAQFQAQLQTGSPPATSQPQGSTQPPAQPASQGSGPTA